DNA from Acidobacteriota bacterium:
GAGACCGTCGAAATCGCCGCCGCAAGCGGCCGGTCACAGATCCTGATCGGCACACCGCTCGAAGCCCTGACCGACCGCCTCGCAGGCTCGCCCGCCGTCGTCGTCACCGACCGGACGGTCCGCAGGCTCCACGGCCGCCGTTTTCCCGCAAACGTCCCGGTCCTTCTCGCGGAACAGGGTGAGAGGCGCAAGTCCCTGCGAACCGTAGCCCGTCTCTACGTCCGCCTGCTCGCCGCCGGCGTGGACCGCTCGACGTGGATCGTCGGCGTCGGCGGCGGCGTCGTCTGCGACCTCGCGGGGTTCGTGGCCTCGACGATCCTGCGCGGCGTGCCGTTCGCCTTTGCGCCGACGACGCTCCTGGCGCAGGCCGATGCCGCGATCGGAGGGAAAAACGGCGTGAACATCCGGAACTATAAAAATATGGCCGGAACCGTCCACCAGCCCCGGTTCGTCCTCTGCGACCTCTCCATTCTGGCGACGCTTCCCCCGGCCGAACTCCGCAACGGCTTCGCCGAAATCGTCAAGGCGGCCGCCGTCGCCGACTCCGGGCTTTTCAAGTTCCTGGAAAGAAACGTCGGGGCGCTTCTCCGTCTCGAACCGGTTTCCGCGGCCCGGGCCGTGGCGGGCTCGGTGCGGGTCAAGGCGGCCGTCGTCGGCCGCGACGAGGAGGACCGCGGCGAACGCAAAATTCTGAATTTCGGGCACACGATCGGCCACGCCCTGGAAAAAACCCAACGGATTCCCCACGGCCTCGCCGTCGCCGCCGGAATGTCCCTCGCCGCCGAAATTTCCGTACGGCGCGGCATGCTCGCCGAAGAGGAGGCGCGGCGGCTCGAACGTCTCCTTGCGGCCTTCGGGCTTCCCGCGCGGCCCGGGCGGCGGATGAAGGCGGCGAAGGTTCTCGACGCCGTTTTCCACGACAAGAAAAAAACGGGCGACGCCATCGACTTCGTGTTGCTTCGGAGCATCGGCCGGGCCGTCGTCGAACCCATCCGGACGAGCGAACTCGAGGAGATTCTCCGTGATCTGCGCTAGCCTCGGACGTCTGAGCCCCGGACGGTGCCGGAAGCTTCTGCGGACGATTCCCTTCGCCGAGATCCGGCTCGACCTCGCCGACTGGACGGAGGAAGACATCCGCGGCGTCTTCGCCCTTCCCAACCGGTTGATCGCGACCTGCCGTCCCGGCCGCGGCGTATCGGATGCCGTGCGGTTCGGCATCCTTGCGGCGGCCCTTGAGGCCGGGGCGGCCTATGTCGATGTCGAATGCGACGCAGCCCCGTCTTTCCGGAGAAACCTCGTTTCCCACGCCCGGCGTCGCGGACGGCGGGTCATTCTCTCGTATCACAATCATCGGCGGACTCCGTCCGCCGCCGTTCTGGAACGGATCGCCGTACGCGGCCTGAAGAACGATGCTGATATCGTCAAGATCGCCTGCCGCGCCCGGAGCGCCGGGGAAGCCCTCCGGATTGTCTCTCTCTACCGCGAGCCGGGCGGCCGCGCCGGAAAAATCCTGGCTTTCGGCCTCGGCGCTCGGGCGACCTGGACACGGATCGCCGCGCCCCTGCTCGGAGCCCCGTTCACGTTCGCTCATCCCGACGGCCTGGAAAAGACGGCCGAAGGTCAGATCGCCTACGGGGAGATGGAGAGAATACTCCGTCTCTTTTCCGAGGAGGCGCCGTGAACCTCTACGGAGTCGGCGGCCGTCCCGTCCTGCACAGCAAAAGTCCGCTTGTTCACGCCCACATCTTCGGACGCGCCGGATGCCGCTCCATCCGCATCGGCGCGGACACGGCGGAGGAGTTGGCGGGCCTTGTTCGAAGCGCGGGCATTCTGGGGCTGAACGTGACGGCGCCGTTCAAACGCAGCATTATGCCACTCCTCGACGGTCTCGACGCGTCCGCATCCGCCGTCGGGGCCGTGAACACCGTCGTCAACTCCAGCGGGCACTTGACCGGGTTCAACACGGACCCGGACGGCGTGCTCTTCGCCCTCAAACAGAAGGGGATCCGGCCGGCCGGACTCCGCATCCTCGTTCTCGGTGCCGGAGGGGCGGGCCGGGCGGCGGCCGCATCGCTCGTCCGAAACGGCGGCCGGGTCACGGTCGCCAACCGGACGGATGACGTCGCGAAATCCTGCGCCGCGGCCTTCCGCTGCGGATGGACGCCGTTTTCCGGGTGGGTTCGTCGTCTCGACGCATTCGATCTTCTCGTCAACACCGTCCCGGTTTCCGCCGAAAACGCAACACCGCCGTCGAACCTCATCGTCCTCGACGCTCTCTATGCCAAGCGGCCTTTCGCGCCGGTCGCCGCGCGCCGGGGGTGCGTCTACATCCCCGGCGAGGCGTGGCTGTTCGGTCAGGCCCTGGCCTCCTGCCGTTTATGGAGGAAAATCCGCTCCGGATGCCTCGAACCGGCCGGCTGCGGCGAACCGCCGGCCCGTCTCTTCAAACCGCTCTACCCGGCACGAAAAATCCGCCGAGTCGCGCTCGCCGGCATCATGGGGGCGGGGAAAAGCACCGTCGGCCGCCTTCTCGCCGGCAGTCTGGGCCGGCCCTTCATCGACATGGACGCCCTGATCGCCGAGCGAGAGAGAATGTCCATTTCCGAGATCTTCCGGCGGCGGGGCGAGAACGTTTTCCGTGCGGTTGAAACCGAGATTCTTCAAACAGTCCTCCAGACGCCCCCCGCGGTTCTGGCTTTGGGGGGCGGAGCGGTCCTCCGCCCGGAAAATCGCGCGGCCCTACGCCGGAATTCTCTTGTCGTCTGGATCCACGCCGCGCCGGACGCCGCATGGAAACGGGTTTCCGGCGCCGGCCGTCCCCTGCTGGAGAACCTGCCGGGCCGGGAAGCTTTCCGGAATCTCTGCGCCCGGCGCATGCGGTTTTATGCGGATGCGGCCGATCTCATGATCTCCGGGGAAAAATCTCCGGAACATATTGCGAGGCACATTCATGAAGACATTCATCAAACCCTCCAAGATTGACGGCCGGGTCGAGGCGCCCCCGTCGAAGAGCATGATGGCGAGAGCCGTCGCGGCCGCCGGGCTTGCCCCGGGCCGAAGCCTGATTCTGAATCCATCGTTTTGCGACGACGCCCGGGCCGCCTTGGGAATCGTCCAAACGCTGGGAGCGGAAGTTCATCTGGAGAGTGAATCCGCTTCGCATTTCCCCCTGCCAACGGTCGCTTCTCTCCCTGCCTCCCTTTCCCGCGCGGGGCATGAATCCCGCGCCGCCGCCAAGGGAGAATGCCCTCTTGGTTCACCCAACAGCCGGCTCCCCGCGGCAAGCCGCGGGATTGATCCGCCGGCCGTGATTCTCCGGAACCGTCTTCCGGACGACGCTCGTGATTCGGCCGTCCTGGCCATCACGGGCGGGAATCTTCACGGCGGCGGCGATCTTTTCTGCGGCGAGTCCGGTTTCTGCCTGCGCCTGTTCACGCCCATCGCCGCCATGAACGCGGCCGGGCGGTCTCTCCACGGGCGCGAATCCCTGGCCGCCCGGCCGGTCGGCCCCGTCGAAGATCCGCTTCGGAGTCTCGGGGCGGAATGCCTCACGCGCAAAGGATTCCCCCCCGTCCGCGTCCGGGGCCCGCTTCGGGGCGGGGACTGCCGCGTCGACGCCGCCCTCAGCTCCCAGTTTCTGAGCGGGTTGCTCTTTGCGCTCCCGCTTGCCGAAAAGCCGTCGATCGTGCGCGTGTCCGCACTGAACAGCAAACCCTATGTCGAAATGACCCGCCGCGTGTTGAAGGACTTCGGTGTCGTGATCGAGGCGGACGGGAACCGTGAATTCTTCATCGATGCCCCGCAGAATTTCCGCCCCCGCGAATTCCAAATCGAGGGGGATTGGAGCGGGGCGGCCTTTCTCCTCGTAGCGGGCGCCGTCGCGGGACGCGTCCGCATCTCCGGTCTGGACCTAGAATCCTCCCAGGCCGACCGGCACATCCTGGACGCACTCGAAGACTGTGGCGCCCGGATCGGCCATGCCGGAGGCGATGTCGTCGTCGAACGGACGGCGATGAGGGCGTTTCATTTCGACGCCGTCGACTGCCCCGATCTTTTCCCGCCGCTTGCGGCCCTGGCCTGTTACTGCGAAGGGACAACCCGGATCCGCGGCGTCCATCGGCTTCGGGCCAAGGAAAGCGATCGGGCCGCCGCCCTGGCCGGGGAATTCTCCGCCGCAGGCGCGGATGTCGGCCTGGAGGGGGACATGTTGGTCATCCGGGGCCGGCCGCCGGCGGGCGGCGCCGCCCGGGCTCGAGGGGACCACAGGATCGCCATGGCCCTCGCCGTGGCCGGGCTCGGCGGCGGGAGCGGCATCGCCGTCGACGGCGCCGAATGCGTGTCCAAATCTTATCCCGAATTCTTCCGGGATCTCTCCCGGATAGGAGCGAACATCCATGAATAGCTTCGGCCGCATGTTCCGCATCCACATCTACGGCGAATCCCACGGACACGCCGTGGGCGTCGTCATCGACGGCTGCCCTCCCGGACTGGCTTTCGCCCCGGCGGACTGCCGGGTTGACCTCGGAAGGCGGGCGCCGGGCCGGCCGGGGACGACGGCCCGGCGTGAGCCGGATATTCCGGAAATTCAAAGCGGCATCTTCCAGGGCCGGACGACCGGCACCCCCATTGCCGTCCGGATCGAAAACGCGAATGTCCGGAGCGCGGATTACGACGATCTCCGCGACATTCCGCGCCCGGGACACGCCGATTTCGCCGCCCGGGTGAAATCCCGCGGATTCAACGACCCGCGCGGAGGCGGCATGTTTTCGGGACGCCTGACGGCGGGCCTCGTCGTCGCCGGGGTTCTTGCGAAAAAAATCATCGCGCCGCTTTCCGTTGCGGCCCGGCTCTCCGAGGCCGGGGGGCGGAGGGATGTCGAGGCGGAGGCGGCCCGGGCGGCCGCCGAAAACGACTCCTGCGGAGGGATCGTCGAATGCCGCGCCGAGGGCGTCCCGGCCGGCCTCGGAGAGCCGTTCTTCGACTCCCTGGAATCCCTTCTCGGTCATATGATCTTTTCCATCCCGGGCGTCAAGGGCCTGGAATTCGGCGCGGGATTCGCCGCCGCCCGGATGCGGGGCAGCGCCTTCAACGACACGCCGATCGACGCCCGGGGCGCAACGGCAACGAACCATGCGGGCGGCGTTGCCGGAGGGATCACGACCGGCAACCTCCTCGAATTCCGGGCCGCTATCCGTCCGGCGGCCAGCATCGGACGACCGCAAAAAGCCTGGAACATCCGGACCGGCAAGCCCTGTGTCCTACGTGTCACGGGCCGCCACGATGCCTGTTTCGCGCTCCGGGTTCCCGCCGTCATCGAGGCCGCGACGGCCATCGTTCTGGCCGATCTTCTTCTTTTGAACGCGGCCCGGAACGGCCGAGCCGACTCCCCCGCCCCTCCAAGGAGGCAGCCATGATTCATCCCGATGAAAAAACCTATCTTCGCGACGCCGCGTCCCATTCCGTCGTCCCCGTCTTCGAGGAGATCCGTTCCGACTTCGAAACGCCGCTCTCGCTCTTTCTCAAGGCCCGCGGCATGTTCCTTCTGGAATCCATCGAACGCGGAGAAAACGTCGGCCGCTACTCGTTCATCACGCGGGGCACAAAATTCCGCATCACGTTCCGCGGCCGGGAGATCGCGATCGAGGAAACCGGGAAGGCGGAACCCGTGCTGCACACCGCTCTCGACAACCCGCTCGAAGAGGCCGGCCGATTCCTGGGAGGGTTGCGCGCGCCGGACCGTGCCGGCCTCCCGCCCTTCTCCGGCGGCGCCGTCGGCTATCTCGGCTACGAGACCGCCCGATATTTCGAGAACATTCCCGTCGTCGAAGACCGGTCCGGCGTTCCGGACGGGATCCTTGTCATTCCCGAAATGGTGCTCGTCTTCGATTCGGTCAAACGCTCGACCTTCGTCATCGCCGTGACCTTTCCCGGAGACGACCCCGCCGCAGCCTACGGCCGGGCCCTGGAGATCATCCGGGAAACAGGCCGTCTCCTGGAGAAGCCTCTCCCTGCGCCGCAGGCCCGCCCCGCCGGCCCGGCGCCCGTCTTGCAACCGGACATCTCCAAGGCGGCGTTCCTCGAGGGCGTCGAAACGGTGAAACGGCACATCCGGTGCGGCGACATCATCCAGGCGGTCGTCTCGCAGCGCTTCACTGCGGAATCGGATCTTCCTCCCTTCGCGATCTACCAGGCTCTGCGCCGGATCAATCCCTCGCCGTACCTGTTTTACCTTGACTTCGAAAGCTTTCAACTCATCGGTTCTTCCCCGGAAGTCATGGTCAAGGTTCAAAACGGCGAGCTTCTGACCAAGCCCATCGCCGGGACTCGGCCGCGGGGAACATCGCTCACCGAAGACACCCGCTTGAGTCGGGAGCTTCGGGCCGATCCCAAGGAGCGGGCCGAACACCTCATGCTCGTCGACCTGGCCCGGAACGACCTGGGGCGCGTCGCCGCCCCGGGCACGGTCGAGGTGACGGACTTCATGAGCGTGGAGAAATACTCCCACGTCATGCATCTCGTATCAACGGTCAAAGCCGAGCTCGACTCCGGCCGGGACGTTTTCGACGTCGTCCGCGCGACCTTCCCGGCCGGGACGCTGACCGGCGCCCCCAAGATCCGGGCCATGGAGATCATCTCCGCCGTCGAAAAAAGACGCCGCGGCCCATACGGAGGCATGGTCCTTTACCTCGGCTTCAACGGCAACCTCGACTCCTGCATCACCATCCGGACCCTTCTCGTCGAGGGCCGCGGGGTAACGCTCCAGGCCGGGGCGGGAATCGTCGCCGATTCCCGCCCGGCCGCCGAGTACGAAGAAACCGTCGACAAGGCACGGGCCCTGTTCGAAGCCGTCGAGCGGGCCGCGCGGGGAGACTGACATGATCCTTCTCATCGACAACTACGATTCCTTCACCCACAATCTCTTCCAGGCCTTCCGCAAGCTCGGCCGGGAAGTCGCCGTGAGACGCAACGACGCCCTGACGGTCGAGGAGGCCGCGGCCCTGTCGCCCGACGCCGTCGTCATATCGCCCGGGCCGGGGACGCCCGAAACCGCGGGAATCTCCGTTCCTCTCATCCGGGCCCTGCAGGGCCGGGTCCCGATTCTCGGCGTCTGCCTCGGGCACCAGAGCATCGCCGCCGCCTTCGGCGGCGAGATCGTCCCGGCGGCCGAGCTCGTCCACGGCCGGGACTCGGAGATCCATCACGACGGAAAAGGCATTTTCTCCGGGATCGGAAACCCCTTCCGCGCCGTCCGCTACCACTCCCTGGCCGTCAGCCGGCCCGCCCTTCCCCCCGATCTGGAAATTTCCGCATGGACGGATGAGGGCGAAATCATGGGTCTCCGGCACACCCTCTACAGCATCGATGGCGTCCAGTTCCATCCCGAGTCGATCGGCACGGAATCGGGATTGCAAATCCTGTCGAATTTCCTCGCTCCTCCCTCCAAACCGTCCCCCCTGCAGACCGCGATCCGCACGGTCATGGACGGGAAGGACCTCGATGCCGGAGAGGCCGAGATTGTCATGGAGGACATTTCCTCGGGCCGGGCGACTCAGACCCAAGTCGCCTGTCTGCTGACGGCCTTATCCTGGAAAGGAGAAAGCGTCTCCGAGATCACGGGGTTCGCCCGCGTCCTGAGGAGAAAGGCCGTGCCCATTCCGCGGTCCGGCGGCGACGGGCCGCTTCTCGACACCTGCGGCACCGGAGGCGACGGCCGGGCGACGTTCAACATCTCGACGTGCGCCGCCCTGGTCGCGGCCGGAGCCGGAGTCACGGTGGCCAAGCACGGCAACCGCTCGGTCACCTCCCGCTGCGGAAGCGCCGATCTTCTCGAGGCCCTGGGCGTCAACGTCACGGTTCCGCCCGAGGTCATGGGCCGGTCCCTTGAGGAGGCCGGAATGGCCTTTCTTTTCGCCCCGCGGCTTCACCCCTCGATGAAATTCGCCGTCCCCGTCCGGGCGGAAATCGGCATCCGCACGATTTTCAACATCCTCGGCCCCCTGGCGAATCCGGCCGGCGCCGACATCCAGATTCTCGGCGTCTTCCAGGACCGGCTCCGCCGCAAGATGGCCGAAAGCTTGGTCCGGCTGGGCGTCCGCCGGGCCATGGTCGTCCACGGCGAGGATGGAACGGACGAAATCACCCTCTGCGGCGCAACCCGCGTCTCCGAAGTCCGCGACGGCTGGATCCGCGACACCACGATCCGGCCGGAAGACGCCGGTCTTGCGCCCTGCCGGCCGGAGGACGTGCCGGGAGGGGACCTGAGAACGAACTGCGACATCGTCCTCGGCGTCCTGGGCGGCGCTCCGGGGCCGGCCCGGGACGTCGTCGTCCTGAACACGGCGGCCGCGATCATGCTGGCCGGTCTCGCACCGGATCTGCGCGAAGGGGCGCGCCGCGCCGAAGCCGCCATCGACGACGGATCGGCCATGAAGAAACTGGAGGCCCTCGTTGCCGTCACAAACCGCTGAAACCCCGGACATTCTGGCGAGGATCATCCGGAGAATCCGGGAGGATGAACTCGGGCTCTTCGAGAATACCACGACCGACATCTTCCGGCCCGCGGAGAGGACGCGCCCCCGAGACATCCTCACCACTCTCGGCGGGGGATTCGCGGTCATCGCCGAAATCAAGAAGGGCTCGCCGTCAAGAGGCCGGATCCGCGACATCGCCGACCCGGCGGCTCTCGCCCGGGATTACGAGGCGGGCGGGGCTGCGGCAGTTTCGGTCGTCACCGAGAAGAATTTCTTCCTCGGGGACAAGGCCGACCTGGGTCGGGTCCGGGACGCCGTCTCTCTTCCGATCCTGCGCAAGGACTTCATCTTCCACCCCGCCCAGGTCCATGAATCCTTCGACCTCGGCGCGGACTTCATTCTCCTCATCGCCTCGATCCTGCATAAAAACGATATCGCCTCTCTCCTCGAAATCTGCCGCGGGCTGGGCATGGAAGCTCTCGTCGAGGTTCATGGCGCGGAAGATCTCGAACGGGCCTTGGGCGCCGGCGCCAGGCTCATCGGCATCAACAACCGGGACCTGCGGGACTTCTCGGTCGATTGGACGCATGCGCTCCGTCTCCGGAAGGGCGTCCCGCCGGGAATCCCCGTGATCGCCGAGTCCGGAATCCGTTCGCCGGACCAAGTCCGAACCCTCCGGGACCGCGGTTTCGCCGGCGTTCTCGTCGGCGAACACCTCCTGAGGCAGAAAAATCCCGGCCAAGCCCTCCGGGAGCTTCTCCATGGTTAAGCTGAAAATCTGCGGGCTGACGCAACCGGAAGACGCGCGGCTCGCTGCGGATCTCGGCGCCGATTTTCTCGGTTTCATCTTCCACCCCGGATCGCCGCGATGCGCCGATCCGCACCGGGTCAGGGACATGGGAACGCCGGGGCGCGCCGCACCCCGGAAGGTCGGAGTCTTCGTCGACGCTCCGATCGCCGAAGTCCGGAGGATTTTCGAGGCATCGCGGCTGGACGTCGTCCAGCTCCACGGCCGGGAAACGCCGGAATACATCCGGGCGCTCGGACTTCCGGCCTGGAAAGCCCTGCGAACACGGGACGAGTCCGTGCTCCACGAGGCCGCCCGATTCCGGGACACCGTCATCGTCCTCGACTCCTATGTCGCGGGGCGGGCGGGCGGGACGGGGCGGCCGTTCGACCCGGTTCTCGTCCGCCGGGCGATCGAAACGGGCGCGAAGATTTTCGTAGCCGGCGGCGTCTCCAAGGCGAACGTCGCGGCGGCCGTATCCCTGCGGCCTTTCGGGGTGGATATCAACAGTTCGCTCGAAAAAAGCCCCGGCCGGAAAAGCCGCGAAAAAATGCAGCGGTTTTTCGAGGTTTGGCGCTCGATTCAAGAAGAGAACGCCCGGTCCGGCGGGCCGGATCCGAAGCGCCTCTTCGGGACGCCGGCCTTCCCGAAAAATGAACAAGAAACAGGATAAGATCATGCGAATCACAAGACCCCGGGCCCGGAGCCGCTTCTTCGGCAGGTACGGAGGACGGTTCGTCCCCGAAATGCTCGTTCCCGCACTCGAAGAGTTGGAGGAAGCCTACCTCAGCCTGCGGAACAATCCCGGATTCAAGCGCGAACTCGCGCGCATCCGGAGGGATTTCGCCGGGCGCCCCACGCCGCTCGCCTTCGCCGAAAATCTCACCCGCAAGGCCGGGGGTTGTCGGATTTACTTGAAAATGGAATGCTTGGCCCATACAGGTGCGCACAAAATCAACAATGTCCTGGGGCAAATCCTCCTGGCCCGCCGGATGGGAAAGACGCGAATCATCGCCGAAACCGGGGCCGGCCAGCACGGCTTGGCCGTCGCG
Protein-coding regions in this window:
- the aroB gene encoding 3-dehydroquinate synthase: MLETVEIAAASGRSQILIGTPLEALTDRLAGSPAVVVTDRTVRRLHGRRFPANVPVLLAEQGERRKSLRTVARLYVRLLAAGVDRSTWIVGVGGGVVCDLAGFVASTILRGVPFAFAPTTLLAQADAAIGGKNGVNIRNYKNMAGTVHQPRFVLCDLSILATLPPAELRNGFAEIVKAAAVADSGLFKFLERNVGALLRLEPVSAARAVAGSVRVKAAVVGRDEEDRGERKILNFGHTIGHALEKTQRIPHGLAVAAGMSLAAEISVRRGMLAEEEARRLERLLAAFGLPARPGRRMKAAKVLDAVFHDKKKTGDAIDFVLLRSIGRAVVEPIRTSELEEILRDLR
- a CDS encoding type I 3-dehydroquinate dehydratase, whose protein sequence is MICASLGRLSPGRCRKLLRTIPFAEIRLDLADWTEEDIRGVFALPNRLIATCRPGRGVSDAVRFGILAAALEAGAAYVDVECDAAPSFRRNLVSHARRRGRRVILSYHNHRRTPSAAVLERIAVRGLKNDADIVKIACRARSAGEALRIVSLYREPGGRAGKILAFGLGARATWTRIAAPLLGAPFTFAHPDGLEKTAEGQIAYGEMERILRLFSEEAP
- a CDS encoding shikimate kinase — its product is MNLYGVGGRPVLHSKSPLVHAHIFGRAGCRSIRIGADTAEELAGLVRSAGILGLNVTAPFKRSIMPLLDGLDASASAVGAVNTVVNSSGHLTGFNTDPDGVLFALKQKGIRPAGLRILVLGAGGAGRAAAASLVRNGGRVTVANRTDDVAKSCAAAFRCGWTPFSGWVRRLDAFDLLVNTVPVSAENATPPSNLIVLDALYAKRPFAPVAARRGCVYIPGEAWLFGQALASCRLWRKIRSGCLEPAGCGEPPARLFKPLYPARKIRRVALAGIMGAGKSTVGRLLAGSLGRPFIDMDALIAERERMSISEIFRRRGENVFRAVETEILQTVLQTPPAVLALGGGAVLRPENRAALRRNSLVVWIHAAPDAAWKRVSGAGRPLLENLPGREAFRNLCARRMRFYADAADLMISGEKSPEHIARHIHEDIHQTLQD
- the aroA gene encoding 3-phosphoshikimate 1-carboxyvinyltransferase; its protein translation is MKTFIKPSKIDGRVEAPPSKSMMARAVAAAGLAPGRSLILNPSFCDDARAALGIVQTLGAEVHLESESASHFPLPTVASLPASLSRAGHESRAAAKGECPLGSPNSRLPAASRGIDPPAVILRNRLPDDARDSAVLAITGGNLHGGGDLFCGESGFCLRLFTPIAAMNAAGRSLHGRESLAARPVGPVEDPLRSLGAECLTRKGFPPVRVRGPLRGGDCRVDAALSSQFLSGLLFALPLAEKPSIVRVSALNSKPYVEMTRRVLKDFGVVIEADGNREFFIDAPQNFRPREFQIEGDWSGAAFLLVAGAVAGRVRISGLDLESSQADRHILDALEDCGARIGHAGGDVVVERTAMRAFHFDAVDCPDLFPPLAALACYCEGTTRIRGVHRLRAKESDRAAALAGEFSAAGADVGLEGDMLVIRGRPPAGGAARARGDHRIAMALAVAGLGGGSGIAVDGAECVSKSYPEFFRDLSRIGANIHE
- a CDS encoding chorismate synthase translates to MNSFGRMFRIHIYGESHGHAVGVVIDGCPPGLAFAPADCRVDLGRRAPGRPGTTARREPDIPEIQSGIFQGRTTGTPIAVRIENANVRSADYDDLRDIPRPGHADFAARVKSRGFNDPRGGGMFSGRLTAGLVVAGVLAKKIIAPLSVAARLSEAGGRRDVEAEAARAAAENDSCGGIVECRAEGVPAGLGEPFFDSLESLLGHMIFSIPGVKGLEFGAGFAAARMRGSAFNDTPIDARGATATNHAGGVAGGITTGNLLEFRAAIRPAASIGRPQKAWNIRTGKPCVLRVTGRHDACFALRVPAVIEAATAIVLADLLLLNAARNGRADSPAPPRRQP
- a CDS encoding anthranilate synthase component I family protein; translated protein: MIHPDEKTYLRDAASHSVVPVFEEIRSDFETPLSLFLKARGMFLLESIERGENVGRYSFITRGTKFRITFRGREIAIEETGKAEPVLHTALDNPLEEAGRFLGGLRAPDRAGLPPFSGGAVGYLGYETARYFENIPVVEDRSGVPDGILVIPEMVLVFDSVKRSTFVIAVTFPGDDPAAAYGRALEIIRETGRLLEKPLPAPQARPAGPAPVLQPDISKAAFLEGVETVKRHIRCGDIIQAVVSQRFTAESDLPPFAIYQALRRINPSPYLFYLDFESFQLIGSSPEVMVKVQNGELLTKPIAGTRPRGTSLTEDTRLSRELRADPKERAEHLMLVDLARNDLGRVAAPGTVEVTDFMSVEKYSHVMHLVSTVKAELDSGRDVFDVVRATFPAGTLTGAPKIRAMEIISAVEKRRRGPYGGMVLYLGFNGNLDSCITIRTLLVEGRGVTLQAGAGIVADSRPAAEYEETVDKARALFEAVERAARGD
- a CDS encoding bifunctional anthranilate synthase component II/anthranilate phosphoribosyltransferase translates to MILLIDNYDSFTHNLFQAFRKLGREVAVRRNDALTVEEAAALSPDAVVISPGPGTPETAGISVPLIRALQGRVPILGVCLGHQSIAAAFGGEIVPAAELVHGRDSEIHHDGKGIFSGIGNPFRAVRYHSLAVSRPALPPDLEISAWTDEGEIMGLRHTLYSIDGVQFHPESIGTESGLQILSNFLAPPSKPSPLQTAIRTVMDGKDLDAGEAEIVMEDISSGRATQTQVACLLTALSWKGESVSEITGFARVLRRKAVPIPRSGGDGPLLDTCGTGGDGRATFNISTCAALVAAGAGVTVAKHGNRSVTSRCGSADLLEALGVNVTVPPEVMGRSLEEAGMAFLFAPRLHPSMKFAVPVRAEIGIRTIFNILGPLANPAGADIQILGVFQDRLRRKMAESLVRLGVRRAMVVHGEDGTDEITLCGATRVSEVRDGWIRDTTIRPEDAGLAPCRPEDVPGGDLRTNCDIVLGVLGGAPGPARDVVVLNTAAAIMLAGLAPDLREGARRAEAAIDDGSAMKKLEALVAVTNR
- the trpC gene encoding indole-3-glycerol phosphate synthase TrpC, yielding MPSQTAETPDILARIIRRIREDELGLFENTTTDIFRPAERTRPRDILTTLGGGFAVIAEIKKGSPSRGRIRDIADPAALARDYEAGGAAAVSVVTEKNFFLGDKADLGRVRDAVSLPILRKDFIFHPAQVHESFDLGADFILLIASILHKNDIASLLEICRGLGMEALVEVHGAEDLERALGAGARLIGINNRDLRDFSVDWTHALRLRKGVPPGIPVIAESGIRSPDQVRTLRDRGFAGVLVGEHLLRQKNPGQALRELLHG
- a CDS encoding phosphoribosylanthranilate isomerase, which encodes MVKLKICGLTQPEDARLAADLGADFLGFIFHPGSPRCADPHRVRDMGTPGRAAPRKVGVFVDAPIAEVRRIFEASRLDVVQLHGRETPEYIRALGLPAWKALRTRDESVLHEAARFRDTVIVLDSYVAGRAGGTGRPFDPVLVRRAIETGAKIFVAGGVSKANVAAAVSLRPFGVDINSSLEKSPGRKSREKMQRFFEVWRSIQEENARSGGPDPKRLFGTPAFPKNEQETG